In uncultured Bacteroides sp., the following proteins share a genomic window:
- a CDS encoding C1 family peptidase codes for MNKRLISAFALAMAIYANAQQSDGGISNEMLQSIKQSYQATASDKAIRNAIGGSDIRKLALDQDNLKDMDTYFTNKVESKGIADQKKSGRCWLFTGLNVMRSKMITKYGLGSFEFSQNYSFFWDQLEKSNLFLQGVLDTSKKPMDDKMVEWLFKNPLSDGGQFTGISDIVGKYGLVPKEIMPETNSSENTAQMANLLGLKLREYGLQLREEAAKGAKPAALKKSKTEMLSTIYRMLVLNLGVPPTEFTWTRKDAKGNPVNTKQYTPLSFFNEYINKDLTNNYVMLMNDPSREFYKNYEIDFDRHRYDGKNWTYVNLPIEDIKEMAIKSIKDSTMMYFSCDVGKFLNSDRGLLDINNYDYTSLMGTNFGMNKKQRIQSFASSSSHAMTLMAVDLDKDGKPKKWMVENSWGATAGYQGHLIMTNEWFNEYMFRLVVEKKFVPTKVLDILKQKPIRLPAWDPMFANEE; via the coding sequence ATGAACAAAAGATTAATATCGGCATTTGCCTTGGCTATGGCAATCTATGCCAATGCTCAGCAAAGCGATGGAGGCATTTCAAATGAGATGCTACAAAGTATAAAACAAAGTTATCAGGCTACGGCTTCAGACAAGGCTATCCGTAATGCTATTGGTGGTAGTGATATTCGCAAACTGGCTTTAGACCAGGATAACCTGAAAGACATGGATACTTATTTCACAAACAAAGTTGAATCAAAAGGTATTGCAGACCAAAAGAAATCGGGTCGTTGCTGGTTGTTTACCGGACTGAACGTAATGAGATCTAAGATGATTACCAAGTATGGCTTAGGTTCTTTCGAGTTCTCGCAAAACTATAGTTTTTTCTGGGATCAGCTTGAGAAATCAAACCTTTTCTTGCAAGGCGTACTTGATACATCTAAAAAGCCTATGGATGATAAAATGGTGGAATGGTTATTCAAGAATCCATTAAGTGACGGCGGACAGTTTACCGGTATATCAGACATTGTGGGAAAATATGGTTTAGTTCCAAAAGAAATAATGCCGGAGACGAACAGCAGTGAGAATACTGCTCAGATGGCAAATCTTCTAGGCCTGAAGCTTCGTGAATACGGATTGCAGCTTCGTGAAGAGGCTGCCAAAGGAGCAAAACCGGCTGCATTGAAAAAGAGCAAGACTGAAATGTTGAGTACAATTTACCGCATGCTGGTCCTTAACCTGGGAGTCCCTCCTACTGAATTTACATGGACCAGAAAAGATGCGAAAGGGAATCCTGTAAACACAAAACAATATACTCCGTTATCATTCTTCAATGAATACATAAATAAAGATCTCACCAATAACTATGTGATGTTGATGAACGATCCTAGTCGGGAGTTCTACAAAAACTATGAAATTGATTTTGACCGTCACCGTTACGATGGAAAGAACTGGACGTATGTGAATCTTCCTATTGAAGATATCAAGGAGATGGCTATCAAATCTATAAAAGATAGCACAATGATGTATTTCTCATGCGATGTAGGCAAGTTCCTTAATTCTGACCGTGGCTTACTTGATATAAACAATTACGATTATACTTCATTGATGGGTACAAACTTTGGCATGAATAAGAAACAGCGCATCCAAAGCTTTGCCAGTAGTTCTTCTCACGCAATGACACTGATGGCGGTAGATCTTGACAAAGATGGCAAACCAAAGAAATGGATGGTTGAAAATAGCTGGGGAGCAACAGCCGGTTACCAGGGTCACTTAATAATGACCAATGAATGGTTCAATGAATACATGTTCCGTTTGGTTGTAGAAAAGAAATTTGTACCAACTAAGGTATTGGATATTCTAAAACAAAAGCCAATTCGTCTTCCTGCATGGGATCCTATGTTTGCTAACGAGGAATAA
- a CDS encoding rhamnogalacturonan acetylesterase, whose protein sequence is MKVLKLSFFVAFMLLAMSISAQDTVKKQTTKTQISGEDLLGLKSGADPKKANRGKAGVSRKKGRPVVFIIGDSTVKNGKDDGSNNQWGWGHFFSDMVDTTKVSVENHALGGRSSRTYITEGLWDNVLSAVKPGDYVLVQFGHNDSGSLNVGRARASLKGNGDNDTTVVMESTGKAEKVQSFGWYMRKYAKDVKAKKATPILLSHIPRNMFTTKDSVAVIRNSDGFGLWTKQAAAMEHVPYIDLNKLAADKLDKMGKDAIQKLYYGDHTHTSKAGAILNAQTVAEGLRSLKNCKLKNALKK, encoded by the coding sequence ATGAAAGTTTTAAAATTGAGCTTCTTTGTAGCATTCATGTTACTGGCAATGTCTATTTCAGCACAAGACACAGTTAAAAAACAAACAACTAAAACCCAGATTTCAGGTGAAGATTTGTTAGGACTTAAATCGGGTGCCGATCCTAAAAAAGCAAATCGTGGAAAAGCAGGAGTTTCCAGAAAGAAAGGTCGCCCTGTTGTATTTATCATTGGTGACTCTACCGTGAAGAATGGAAAAGACGATGGAAGTAACAACCAGTGGGGTTGGGGACACTTCTTTAGTGATATGGTTGATACTACAAAAGTATCGGTTGAGAACCATGCGCTAGGCGGACGTAGTAGTCGTACATATATTACCGAAGGTCTTTGGGATAATGTACTTTCAGCTGTAAAGCCTGGAGATTATGTGTTGGTGCAGTTTGGACACAATGACAGTGGTTCACTCAATGTGGGTCGTGCACGTGCCTCACTAAAAGGTAATGGTGACAATGACACTACCGTTGTAATGGAATCTACCGGAAAAGCAGAGAAGGTTCAGTCTTTTGGATGGTATATGCGTAAATATGCTAAAGATGTAAAAGCTAAAAAGGCAACTCCCATTCTGTTATCGCATATACCTCGTAACATGTTCACCACTAAAGATAGTGTAGCTGTTATCCGCAATAGTGATGGTTTCGGACTTTGGACTAAACAAGCTGCTGCAATGGAACATGTTCCATATATTGATCTCAATAAACTAGCAGCCGATAAACTAGACAAAATGGGAAAAGATGCTATTCAAAAATTATATTATGGCGATCACACTCATACGTCAAAAGCCGGAGCAATATTAAATGCGCAGACAGTTGCTGAAGGATTACGTTCACTGAAGAATTGCAAGCTTAAAAATGCATTGAAAAAATAG
- the thpR gene encoding RNA 2',3'-cyclic phosphodiesterase has protein sequence MRLYIGINLPTDVKQSLARHQSQLKELGLEGSWKAPEYLHITLEFLGELSAESVLVLSDLLNKVAANNEAFELNLDKLGAFPSFDKPHTIWAGVDGQVDIMAKLWNDIHTELEKNGFVLQKSPFNPHITLLSRPKKIPESLRSITIEKKIGFMVSEIIIFESKVEDGKRIYPHLFKAKLKL, from the coding sequence ATGAGGTTATATATAGGAATAAATTTACCTACTGATGTAAAGCAGTCTCTTGCCAGGCACCAGTCTCAGCTTAAAGAGCTAGGACTGGAAGGTTCGTGGAAAGCACCTGAGTATCTTCATATCACTCTGGAATTTCTTGGGGAACTATCTGCTGAATCTGTTCTAGTGCTATCTGATCTATTAAACAAGGTTGCTGCAAATAATGAAGCTTTTGAACTAAATCTAGATAAACTGGGAGCTTTTCCTTCTTTTGATAAGCCACATACTATCTGGGCCGGAGTTGATGGACAAGTAGATATTATGGCAAAGCTCTGGAATGATATTCATACAGAGCTTGAGAAGAATGGATTTGTTCTGCAAAAGAGTCCATTCAATCCTCACATCACACTACTCTCCCGCCCCAAAAAGATTCCTGAAAGTCTGAGGAGCATTACAATAGAAAAGAAAATCGGCTTTATGGTTTCAGAGATTATCATTTTCGAAAGTAAAGTCGAGGATGGAAAACGAATTTATCCGCATTTATTCAAAGCTAAATTAAAATTGTAA
- a CDS encoding MFS transporter encodes MPIQREYSSPFIYLILVLPFGISGGFIGVTLPFLLVKNGFSVAAAAAVTALAVSSNVLRFLWGPMTDLTLTLHKWYIIGVLFCSFALSLFCFIPLTLSFKAIIMTLAFVSQIAAALVVSPVGGFMAKTVKKERKGMASGCFQAASLGGFGIGGGVGLWLSIHLSYQVAIIVLIFAMLFCSFALYWVPQVKAVSDKKILERMKLIGVDIKELIHSPVSLFSSIIIFTPIGVGAAQCLWSSVAKDWHVSPDLVALITGTMFGIASGIGGLFGGYISDKFGRWMAYFGSGAALAVITLFMGIFSFVQSSYIIGVLAYGFMCGVNCAAYSAIILHAIGHGLAATKFALLSSVGNIPLAYMIAIDGWLHDYAGIKMMLFGETLIGFFFILIFLLIMKHYKIHKMNEITY; translated from the coding sequence ATGCCAATACAAAGAGAATATTCAAGTCCATTTATTTATCTGATTCTTGTTCTGCCTTTTGGCATCAGCGGTGGTTTTATTGGCGTTACATTGCCATTCTTGCTAGTGAAAAATGGATTTTCAGTAGCAGCAGCTGCAGCTGTTACAGCATTGGCTGTATCTTCCAATGTATTGCGCTTTCTCTGGGGACCTATGACAGATTTGACTTTGACTTTACATAAATGGTATATAATCGGAGTCCTTTTCTGTTCTTTCGCTCTGTCTTTATTTTGTTTTATTCCTCTTACCCTGAGCTTCAAAGCAATAATAATGACGCTTGCTTTTGTATCTCAGATAGCAGCTGCATTAGTTGTGTCTCCTGTAGGAGGATTTATGGCAAAAACGGTAAAAAAAGAAAGAAAAGGTATGGCATCCGGCTGCTTTCAGGCTGCTAGTCTGGGAGGCTTTGGAATTGGTGGAGGTGTAGGTCTGTGGCTTTCAATTCATTTATCATATCAGGTAGCTATTATTGTGCTGATTTTTGCCATGCTTTTTTGTTCCTTTGCCCTCTATTGGGTGCCACAGGTAAAGGCCGTATCAGATAAAAAGATATTGGAAAGAATGAAACTTATCGGTGTTGATATTAAGGAACTGATTCATTCTCCTGTTTCCTTGTTTTCTTCTATAATAATCTTTACTCCAATTGGAGTCGGAGCAGCTCAATGCCTTTGGTCTTCCGTAGCAAAAGACTGGCATGTTAGTCCTGATTTAGTGGCGCTTATTACCGGAACTATGTTCGGAATTGCAAGTGGAATCGGAGGGTTGTTCGGAGGTTATATTTCTGATAAGTTTGGCCGATGGATGGCTTATTTCGGTTCGGGTGCTGCATTGGCTGTAATAACGCTTTTTATGGGAATATTCAGTTTTGTTCAGTCATCATATATAATCGGGGTTTTGGCTTATGGCTTTATGTGTGGAGTAAACTGTGCAGCTTATTCAGCAATTATTTTACATGCTATAGGGCACGGACTTGCTGCTACTAAGTTTGCATTGCTTTCTTCGGTGGGCAATATTCCGTTGGCATATATGATTGCCATAGATGGATGGCTTCATGATTATGCAGGGATTAAAATGATGCTTTTTGGAGAAACTCTGATTGGATTTTTCTTTATTCTGATTTTTCTGCTTATAATGAAGCATTACAAAATTCACAAAATGAATGAAATTACGTATTAA
- a CDS encoding PD-(D/E)XK nuclease family protein: MELQQLNLFKNLLLSEEGHTSLLYRFLNPNGTHGQNDLLLKIFVQEILKGDYSSNFTLELSKRTDKKGSIDLFIGNEDHAFVIKDKIRKAPNRPNELYSYWHNGIYDSLCKKGFKKEDLFSPEFYQQDCINDNYKVVYLTLDGNMKPEGKTIEYSPVEKYLEFPQSLPCPVTCISYKEDINNWLLKTVESIEDKKNNALLVSILEEYSEWITHYS, encoded by the coding sequence ATGGAATTACAACAGCTTAATCTTTTTAAAAATTTACTATTATCAGAAGAAGGACACACCTCTTTGCTATACCGCTTTTTAAACCCCAATGGCACACACGGGCAGAATGATTTATTGCTGAAAATATTTGTTCAGGAAATTCTGAAAGGCGATTACTCATCTAATTTTACGCTTGAATTATCTAAAAGAACTGATAAAAAAGGGAGCATAGATTTATTCATTGGAAATGAAGATCATGCTTTTGTAATAAAGGACAAAATAAGGAAAGCGCCTAACCGGCCTAATGAACTATACAGTTATTGGCATAACGGAATATATGATTCTTTGTGCAAAAAAGGATTTAAAAAGGAAGATCTTTTTTCTCCGGAGTTTTATCAGCAAGATTGTATTAATGATAATTACAAGGTGGTTTACTTAACTTTAGATGGAAATATGAAGCCCGAAGGCAAAACTATAGAGTACTCTCCTGTAGAAAAATACTTAGAATTTCCACAATCGCTGCCATGTCCGGTAACATGCATTTCTTATAAGGAGGACATAAACAACTGGCTGCTCAAGACGGTTGAGAGCATAGAAGACAAAAAAAATAACGCACTATTAGTGTCTATTTTAGAAGAATATAGTGAATGGATAACGCATTATAGTTAA
- a CDS encoding carbonic anhydrase family protein, with product MTFLKKGNQEFIEDNLTVRNNSNRIRAAVLGQYPLAVVLSCLDSRVPVEDIFHRGIGDVFVTRVAGNIVNEDIFGSLEYACKVSGSKVIVVLGHTHCGAIQSAIDNVKLGNITSLLSKIRPAVEKAKNSYQGEKSSKNDEFMDAVCCFNVHTSIDEIRSKSSILKEMEEHNEIKIVGAIYDMKTGKVDFL from the coding sequence TTGACGTTCTTAAAAAAAGGTAATCAGGAATTTATTGAAGACAATCTTACAGTACGCAATAACTCGAATCGCATTCGTGCTGCCGTGCTGGGACAATATCCACTTGCTGTGGTGTTATCCTGTCTTGATTCACGCGTTCCGGTAGAAGATATATTCCACAGAGGCATTGGCGATGTTTTTGTTACCCGCGTAGCAGGTAATATAGTAAATGAAGATATTTTTGGCAGTCTGGAATACGCATGCAAGGTTTCCGGTTCCAAAGTAATTGTTGTACTGGGACACACTCATTGCGGAGCCATTCAGTCGGCCATTGACAATGTAAAGCTGGGAAACATCACATCTTTATTATCGAAGATAAGACCTGCTGTAGAAAAAGCAAAGAACAGTTATCAGGGAGAAAAATCATCAAAGAATGATGAGTTTATGGATGCTGTTTGTTGTTTCAATGTTCATACTTCTATTGATGAGATAAGAAGTAAGAGTTCAATTCTGAAAGAGATGGAAGAACATAATGAAATAAAAATAGTTGGAGCTATTTACGATATGAAAACGGGAAAGGTTGACTTTCTGTAA
- a CDS encoding response regulator transcription factor — MKLLIIEDERELSHGIATYLTAEKYLCEQAFTFDEAIEKVSLYSYDCILLDLMLPGGSGLDVLKEIKRQNNPAGVIIISAKDSLDDKVRGLKIGADDYLPKPFHLPELSVRIYALIRRRQFSSNNTLTINNLTIDLLNKEVKANGQIINLTKTEYELLLFLVGNKNRVVSKSALAEHLSGDMADMLDSQSFVYAHIKNLKAKLAETGCPDYIKNIYGTGYKWIE; from the coding sequence ATGAAGCTATTAATCATAGAAGATGAACGCGAACTTTCACATGGAATCGCAACTTACCTTACCGCAGAGAAATATCTTTGCGAACAGGCCTTTACGTTTGATGAAGCTATAGAAAAAGTTAGTCTGTATTCTTATGATTGTATTTTGCTGGATTTAATGTTACCCGGAGGAAGCGGACTTGATGTGCTCAAAGAAATAAAAAGGCAGAACAATCCGGCTGGTGTGATAATTATCTCTGCAAAAGATTCATTGGACGACAAAGTCCGCGGACTGAAAATTGGAGCAGATGATTATCTTCCCAAGCCTTTTCATCTTCCTGAACTAAGTGTACGCATCTATGCTCTTATTCGTCGTCGGCAATTCTCCAGTAACAATACACTAACAATCAATAATCTGACTATTGATCTGCTTAATAAAGAAGTGAAAGCAAACGGACAAATTATTAATCTGACCAAAACAGAATATGAACTTCTTTTATTTCTCGTAGGGAATAAAAATAGAGTTGTTTCTAAAAGTGCCCTTGCAGAACACCTTAGTGGTGATATGGCAGACATGCTCGACAGTCAGAGCTTTGTCTATGCTCATATCAAGAATCTTAAAGCAAAACTTGCAGAGACAGGTTGCCCGGATTATATTAAAAATATTTATGGAACCGGATACAAATGGATAGAATGA
- a CDS encoding cysteine hydrolase family protein — protein sequence MRSALILIDIQNDYFKGGKSELFNPEQAAKNASEVLNVFRMKGLPILHVQHINTRLGATFFIPETSGVEIHQNVFPLPSEKIIIKHAPNSFFETNLQKELSKEKINHLVICGMMSHMCVDTTVRAAKDYQYEVTVLQDACTTKDLSWDNHIIDAQTVHNTFMASLNGMFAKVQTTKVYLISVK from the coding sequence ATGAGAAGTGCATTAATCTTGATAGATATTCAGAACGACTACTTTAAAGGAGGAAAGTCCGAACTATTTAACCCTGAGCAAGCTGCAAAGAATGCTAGCGAGGTATTGAATGTTTTTAGAATGAAAGGATTACCAATATTACATGTGCAACATATTAATACTCGTTTAGGCGCTACATTCTTTATTCCGGAAACTAGCGGAGTAGAAATTCATCAGAACGTATTCCCTCTTCCTTCTGAAAAGATTATCATAAAACATGCGCCCAACAGCTTTTTTGAGACTAATCTGCAGAAGGAATTATCTAAAGAAAAGATTAATCACCTGGTTATCTGTGGCATGATGAGTCACATGTGTGTTGATACAACTGTGAGAGCTGCAAAAGACTACCAATATGAGGTAACTGTGTTACAGGATGCTTGCACAACCAAAGATCTTTCCTGGGATAATCACATTATTGATGCACAAACTGTGCACAATACTTTTATGGCTTCTTTAAATGGTATGTTTGCCAAAGTGCAAACAACAAAGGTATATTTAATATCGGTGAAATAA
- a CDS encoding HAMP domain-containing sensor histidine kinase, translated as MKSLLHKSLTRFTICTVIIFILATPLFYLLTKYFYAEDLREIIEAAQSGVPLPKTDFEQDMLAGIVLQFGLIMTVLLVSLILMLKLISKKLWNPFDDTLKRIEHFSLEKGTLPQFTKSSIKEFNRLNSVLTQLIENNLNSYKMQKEFTENASHELQTPLAVFQTKLDLLLQQPELTEQQAEIVQSLYEVSARLTRLNKNLLLLAKIDNRQYTQMELIDVVQIIEKVLPLLNGFTQGITIQKDMQVASLTIQANRTLLESLINNLIVNAVRHNIANGEISIIIKSNQLIISNTSSEEMLDKELLFERFHRPSERMKGNGLGLAIAKAICNLHGWEIEYQYKSDRHEFIVRFPN; from the coding sequence ATGAAAAGCCTTCTTCATAAAAGTCTTACGAGGTTTACGATTTGTACAGTGATTATTTTCATACTCGCTACCCCACTTTTTTATCTTCTTACCAAGTATTTCTATGCAGAAGATTTAAGAGAAATAATCGAAGCTGCCCAATCTGGAGTTCCTCTCCCGAAAACGGACTTTGAGCAAGATATGCTAGCTGGTATAGTGTTGCAATTCGGATTGATAATGACTGTTCTATTGGTTTCGTTAATCCTTATGCTGAAATTAATTTCTAAAAAGCTTTGGAATCCCTTTGATGATACATTGAAACGAATTGAACATTTCTCTCTTGAAAAAGGAACCCTTCCTCAGTTTACTAAAAGCAGCATAAAAGAATTTAATCGCCTTAATTCAGTGCTTACTCAATTGATAGAAAACAATCTAAATAGTTATAAGATGCAAAAGGAGTTTACTGAAAATGCATCACACGAGTTACAAACTCCGCTGGCTGTTTTCCAGACTAAACTTGATTTGTTACTACAACAACCAGAACTTACAGAACAACAAGCTGAAATTGTGCAAAGCCTTTATGAAGTATCCGCGCGCCTCACACGCTTGAATAAGAATCTTCTTTTACTTGCAAAAATAGATAACAGGCAATACACACAAATGGAACTTATCGATGTGGTTCAGATCATTGAAAAAGTGTTACCCCTTCTCAACGGATTTACCCAAGGAATAACAATTCAAAAAGATATGCAAGTTGCGTCGCTTACAATACAGGCTAATAGAACTCTTTTGGAAAGTCTCATTAACAATTTAATTGTAAATGCCGTGCGTCACAATATTGCAAACGGGGAAATATCCATTATAATAAAATCAAATCAACTGATTATCTCTAATACATCTTCAGAAGAAATGTTGGATAAGGAATTACTCTTTGAACGATTTCATCGTCCTTCAGAAAGAATGAAGGGAAATGGTTTGGGACTAGCCATAGCAAAGGCTATATGCAATCTTCACGGTTGGGAAATTGAGTATCAATACAAATCAGACCGGCATGAGTTCATTGTCCGTTTTCCAAATTAA
- a CDS encoding phosphatase PAP2 family protein: MKIFFISLLLLLLHVTFVQADNIQERVSGVISPKGEVALEDINTIRNNMKETSISDNLALYTRADTVNNPYSNESFKMKLDRITSSRAFQMTYIGVPLIAAGLIVKGEDNHFRSLRNEYLPSFHLHYDDYLQLFPAVAMIGMKIGGVKGRSSWERMLASDAFSVAIMAAAVNTLKSSAKEMRPDGSNNKSFPSGHTATAFMAATMMHKEYGLTCSPWYSVGAYSVAAITGITRELNNKHWMSDVMVGAGIGVLSTEFGYYLADLLFKDKGITRSNLEDKSIDRFNNPSFFGFSLGIDILPGKYKVSNGAYLTTSSGSNAGLEGAWFMNPYFGLGGRFSAASMPVLLNNVPQNEPLDIFSASAGTYFSYPISVRWSAGSKLLVGYSHFSKCTLSSAVIGKTGGVILGTGASLNYLVKKNFGIKFFLDYNLLPSPIPANNNMKQLITLGGSAKVLF; encoded by the coding sequence ATGAAGATATTTTTTATTAGTTTGTTGTTGCTATTACTTCATGTGACATTTGTTCAGGCGGACAATATTCAGGAAAGAGTGAGTGGAGTTATTTCTCCAAAAGGAGAAGTTGCACTTGAAGATATTAATACTATCAGAAACAACATGAAGGAAACATCAATCAGTGATAATCTGGCTCTATATACACGAGCAGATACTGTGAATAATCCATATTCGAATGAGAGTTTTAAAATGAAGCTGGATAGAATAACCTCTTCCCGTGCTTTCCAGATGACTTATATTGGCGTGCCCCTTATTGCCGCAGGATTAATAGTGAAAGGTGAAGACAATCATTTCCGCAGTTTACGCAATGAATATCTACCCTCTTTTCATTTACATTATGATGACTATCTGCAACTTTTCCCTGCAGTTGCAATGATTGGAATGAAGATTGGTGGTGTAAAAGGCCGAAGCTCATGGGAGAGGATGTTAGCCTCAGATGCCTTTTCTGTAGCTATCATGGCAGCAGCAGTAAATACTCTGAAGTCCAGTGCTAAAGAAATGCGTCCGGATGGTTCCAATAATAAATCGTTTCCTTCCGGACATACAGCAACTGCATTTATGGCTGCTACTATGATGCATAAAGAATACGGACTTACCTGCAGCCCATGGTATAGTGTGGGGGCTTATTCTGTAGCTGCTATTACGGGGATTACCCGAGAACTGAATAACAAGCATTGGATGAGTGATGTCATGGTGGGAGCAGGAATAGGTGTTTTATCTACAGAATTTGGATATTATCTGGCAGATCTGCTATTTAAAGATAAAGGAATTACCCGCTCTAACCTTGAGGATAAGTCGATCGATAGGTTTAATAATCCATCTTTCTTTGGGTTTTCTTTAGGTATTGACATTTTACCCGGTAAGTATAAAGTATCCAATGGAGCTTATTTAACAACATCAAGCGGAAGTAATGCCGGATTGGAAGGAGCGTGGTTCATGAATCCATACTTTGGACTGGGAGGTCGCTTTTCTGCAGCCAGTATGCCGGTATTATTAAATAATGTACCGCAAAACGAACCTTTAGATATTTTTTCAGCTTCTGCCGGCACATATTTCTCCTATCCTATTTCTGTAAGATGGTCGGCCGGTAGCAAATTATTGGTGGGATATAGTCACTTCTCTAAATGTACACTCTCCTCTGCAGTAATAGGAAAAACAGGAGGAGTTATTCTTGGAACAGGGGCTTCCCTGAACTATTTAGTAAAAAAGAATTTTGGAATAAAATTTTTCCTTGATTATAACCTCTTGCCCTCTCCCATCCCCGCTAATAATAATATGAAACAACTAATTACTTTAGGTGGATCTGCAAAAGTTTTATTCTAG